A region of Carassius gibelio isolate Cgi1373 ecotype wild population from Czech Republic chromosome B11, carGib1.2-hapl.c, whole genome shotgun sequence DNA encodes the following proteins:
- the LOC127968423 gene encoding protein shisa-4-like yields MSFYAVVILVLYMIFSLWQVSADEDCLWYVDKNGTWHNGFDCPLITFCCGNCHRRYCCLDGFKMITEAGQKRCMLFHLSPSTIAGIASSILLFVAAIATMVCCFMCSCCYLYQRQRGRTPYEVQHIPMVSYPVEHMYDASGKPIGHPDYPGYPMVPQYPGVPHHYPMMPQGPYPPNPPDAGYSQAAPPPYSPPQYPGH; encoded by the exons ATGTCCTTCTACGCCGTCGTTATACTGGTCCTTTATATGATTTTCTCTCTTTGGCAGG tgAGTGCAGATGAGGACTGCTTGTGGTATGTGGACAAAAATGGCACCTGGCACAATGGCTTTGACTGCCCGCTCATAACCTTCTGCTGTGGGAACTGTCACCGCCGTTACTGCTGCCTGGATGGCTTCAAGATGATCACCGAGGCGGGACAGAAGCGCTGCATGCTTTTCCATCTCAG CCCTTCTACTATAGCTGGCATTGCTTCATCGATCCTGCTCTTTGTGGCTGCTATAGCAACTATGGTCTGTTGCTTCATGTGTTCCTGCTGTTATCTGTACCAGCGCCAACGTGGGAGAACTCCTTATGAAG TCCAGCATATTCCAATGGTCAGCTATCCTGTGGAGCACATGTATGATGCTTCTGGTAAACCCATTGGACATCCTGATTATCCTGGCTATCCAATGGTGCCACAATATCCAGGTGTCCCCCACCATTATCCTATGATGCCCCAGGGTCCTTATCCTCCCAATCCTCCTGACGCAGGATACAGTCAAGCAG
- the LOC127968414 gene encoding importin-9 isoform X1, giving the protein MAGMNASGPGPVSTLDQVDKGLKETLIDALNAILLPVQEVRAAAEERIKVLEVTEEFGVHLAELTVDPHGALAIRQLASVILKQYVETHWCAQSEKYRPPETTEWAKAAIRELLPSGLREAISKVRSSVAYAVSAIAHWDWPEAWPGLFKLLMDMLASGDVNAVHGAMRVLTEFTREVTDVQMTDVAPVILPQMYKIFTMAEVYSIRTRSRAVEIFTTCANLICAIDEVAKGAANTLIFPVVQQFTEAFIQALQIPDGPTSDSGLKMEVLKAVTALVKNFPKPMVSSMQQILPIVWNTLTESASFYVRTEVNYTEEVDDPVDSDGEVLGFENLVFSIFEFVHTLLENKKFKSTVKKALPELIYYIILYMQITEDQIKVWTANPQQFVEDEDDDTFSYSVRISAQDLLLAVAAEFQNESAAALAAAATRHLQEAEQAKNTGSEHWWKVHEACMLSLGSVKTIITENVKNGRVQFDMHGFLASVILADLNLPAASPFLLGRALWAASRFTAAMSPELIQQFLQATVSGLHESQPPSVRISAVRAIWGYCDQLKLSESTHVLQPFLPSVLEGLVQLAAQFSSEVLTLVMETLCIVCTVDPAFTTSAENKICPLTIAVFLKYSNDPVVASLAQDVFKELAQIEACQGPMQMRLIPTLVSIMQAPPDKIPSGLCATSIDILTTVVRNTKPPLSDMLVCQAFPAVAQCTLRTDDNTTMQNGGECLRAYVSVALEQIAQWQDEQGHSGLWYVMQVVSQLLDPRTSEFTAAFVGRLVSTLIARAGTQLADQLDQILRAILSKMQQAETLSVMQSLIMVFAHLVHSQLEPLLEFLCSLPGPTGKPALEFVMAEWMSRQHLFYGQYEGKVSAVALCKLLQHGLNTNDKRLQDIVVKGDELFNPDEGICTRSKSAKNPQRWTNIPLLVKIFKLIVNELSSVVEANANRANPADWSQDSGGMWDDLDADEDDDDEEDEGLAGQLLSDLISSNKYDDDYYEDDDEEDPDALKDPIYQIDLQAYLTDFLTQFAQQPCYSMFSSHLNEVEGRVLQSIGI; this is encoded by the exons ATGGCGGGTATGAACGCGTCGGGTCCCGGCCCGGTTTCGACTCTCGACCAGGTGGATAAAGGACTGAAGGAGACTCTTATAGACGCGCTGAACGCCATTCTGTTGCCGGTGCAAGAAGTGCGTGCCGCGGCGGAGGAGCGCATTAAAGTATTGGAAGTGACGGAGG AGTTTGGAGTTCACCTCGCAGAGCTCACTGTCGACCCACATGGAGCACTTGCTATACGCCAA TTGGCCTCTGTGATTCTGAAACAGTATGTTGAGACACACTGGTGCGCCCAGTCAGAGAAATACAGGCCCCCAGAGACGACTGAATGG GCCAAAGCTGCAATCCGTGAGCTCCTGCCAAGTGGCTTGCGGGAGGCCATCAGTAAGGTGCGCTCCAGCGTGGCTTACGCCGTGTCAGCTATTGCACACTGGGACTGGCCTGAAGCTTGGCCTGGGCTCTTCAAGCTCCTCATGGACATGCTGGCCAGTGGGGATGTTAACGCTGTACACGGGGCCATGAGGGTCCTCACAG AATTTACCCGAGAGGTGACGGATGTACAGATGACAGATGTTGCACCTGTTATTTTGCCTCAAATGTACAAGATTTTTACCATGGCAGAG GTTTACAGTATTCGCACTCGATCCAGAGCAGTTGAGATCTTTACCACGTGTGCCAATCTCATCTGTGCAATTGATGAAGTAGCAAAG GGTGCTGCCAATACTCTAATCTTCCCGGTGGTGCAGCAGTTCACCGAGGCCTTCATACAGGCGCTGCAGATTCCAGATGGACCCACTTCAGACAGTGGCCTGAAGATGGAAGTACTAAAG GCAGTGACAGCCCTTGTGAAGAACTTCCCCAAACCCATGGTGTCCTCCATGCAACAGATTCTACCTATTGTATGGAACACCTTGACAGAAAGCGCCTCTtt TTATGTGAGAACTGAGGTCAACTACACGGAAGAAGTAGATGATCCGGTTGACTCTGATG GTGAGGTTCTTGGCTTTGAGAACCTCGTCTTCAGCATCTTTGAGTTCGTCCACACACTGCTGGAAAACAAGAAGTTCAAGAGCACAGTGAAGAAAGCTCTACCAGAGCTCATATATTACATCATCCTCTACATGCAGATCACGGAGGATCAG ATCAAGGTATGGACAGCCAATCCGCAACAGTTtgttgaggatgaggatgatgatacATTCTCTTATTCGGTCCGGATATCGGCACAGGATCTGTTGCTG GCTGTTGCTGCCGAGTTTCAGAACGAGAGCGCTGCTGCTTTAGCGGCGGCGGCAACTCGACACCTTCAGGAGGCAGAGCAAGCCAAGAACACAGGCAGTGAACACTG GTGGAAGGTGCATGAGGCTTGCATGCTGTCCCTGGGCTCAGTCAAGACCATCATCACTGAGAATGTAAAGAACGGTCGTGTGCAATTCGATATGCATGGATTCCTTGCCAGTGTCATCCTTGCAGACCTCAATTTACCAG CAGCCTCTCCATTCCTCTTGGGTCGGGCCTTATGGGCAGCCAGTCGCTTTACTGCAGCGATGTCCCCAGAACTCATACAGCAGTTCCTTCAGGCGACTGTGAGTGGTCTGCATGAGAGCCAGCCACCCTCGGTCCGCATCTCTGCTGTGAGAGCCATCTGGGG GTACTGTGATCAACTCAAGCTGTCCGAGAGCACTCACGTCCTGCAGCCCTTCCTTCCCAGTGTCTTGGAAGGGCTGGTGCAGCTCGCAGCTCAGTTCAGCTCTGAAGTTCTTACTTTAGTCATGGAGACCCTCTGTATTGTTTGCACCGTTGATCCAGCTTTCACCACGAGTGCTGAGAACAAGATCTGCCCACTCACTATTGCCGTCTTCCTTAAGTATAGTAATG ATCCTGTTGTAGCTTCTTTAGCGCAGGACGTCTTCAAGGAGCTTGCCCAGATTGAAGCCTGCCAAGGACCCATGCAAATGCGCCTCATTCCTACTCTTGTTAGCATTATGCAGGCACCGCCTGATAAAATCCCATCTGGCCTTTGTGCT ACATCCATAGATATCCTAACTACGGTTGTTCGTAACACTAAACCCCCATTGTCTGACATGCTTGTGTGCCAAGCATTTCCTGCAGTGGCCCAATGCACCCTCCGCACAGATGACAACACCACGATGCAG aatggtGGCGAATGCTTGAGGGCCTATGTGTCTGTGGCGCTGGAGCAGATTGCCCAGTGGCAAGATGAGCAAGGCCACAGTGGCCTGTGGTATGTCATGCAGGTTGTCAGTCAGCTCCTTGACCCCCGTACGTCTGAGTTCACCGCTGCTTTTGTTGGGCGCCTGGTGTCCACTCTCATTGCACGGGCTGGCACTCAGTTGGCTGACCAGCTGGACCAAATACTGCGTGCTATTCTCAGTAAGATGCAGCAGGCAGAGACCCTCAGTGTGATGCAG TCCCTGATCATGGTTTTCGCCCACCTGGTCCATTCCCAGTTGGAGCCTCTGCTAGAATTCCTATGCAGTCTTCCAGGCCCCACAGGGAAACCTGCCCTAGAGTTTGTCATGGCTGAGTGGATGAGTCGCCAACATCTGTTTTATGGCCAGTATGAAGGCAAAGTCAG TGCTGTTGCCTTGTGTAAACTTCTCCAGCATGGTCTGAATACAAATGACAAACGCCTCCAAGATATAGTCGTCAAAGGAGATGAACTATTTAATCCAGACGAGGGAATCTGCACACGTTCCAAATCAGCCAAGA ACCCACAGCGGTGGACCAACATTCCTTTGCTGGTAAAGATCTTTAAACTCATCGTCAATGAACTGTCTTCCGTGGTGGAGGCTAATGCAAATAGAGCAAATCCTGCAGATTGGAGCCAAG ACTCTGGTGGAATGTGGGATGATCTGGATGCGGATGAAGATGACGATGACGAGGAAGATGAAGGATTAGCAGGACAGCTATTGTCTGATCTCATTTCCTCGAACAAATATG ACGATGATTattatgaggatgatgatgaggaggatccAGACGCCCTGAAGGACCCCATTTATCAAATTGATCTTCAG GCATACCTGACAGATTTCCTTACCCAGTTTGCTCAGCAGCCTTGCTATAGCATGTTTTCAAGCCACTTGAATGAAGTAGAGGGAAGAGTCCTGCAGTCCATCGGTATATGA
- the LOC127968414 gene encoding importin-9 isoform X2: MAGMNASGPGPVSTLDQVDKGLKETLIDALNAILLPVQEVRAAAEERIKVLEVTEEFGVHLAELTVDPHGALAIRQLASVILKQYVETHWCAQSEKYRPPETTEWAKAAIRELLPSGLREAISKVRSSVAYAVSAIAHWDWPEAWPGLFKLLMDMLASGDVNAVHGAMRVLTEFTREVTDVQMTDVAPVILPQMYKIFTMAEVYSIRTRSRAVEIFTTCANLICAIDEVAKGAANTLIFPVVQQFTEAFIQALQIPDGPTSDSGLKMEVLKAVTALVKNFPKPMVSSMQQILPIVWNTLTESASFYVRTEVNYTEEVDDPVDSDGEVLGFENLVFSIFEFVHTLLENKKFKSTVKKALPELIYYIILYMQITEDQIKVWTANPQQFVEDEDDDTFSYSVRISAQDLLLAVAAEFQNESAAALAAAATRHLQEAEQAKNTGSEHWWKVHEACMLSLGSVKTIITENVKNGRVQFDMHGFLASVILADLNLPASPFLLGRALWAASRFTAAMSPELIQQFLQATVSGLHESQPPSVRISAVRAIWGYCDQLKLSESTHVLQPFLPSVLEGLVQLAAQFSSEVLTLVMETLCIVCTVDPAFTTSAENKICPLTIAVFLKYSNDPVVASLAQDVFKELAQIEACQGPMQMRLIPTLVSIMQAPPDKIPSGLCATSIDILTTVVRNTKPPLSDMLVCQAFPAVAQCTLRTDDNTTMQNGGECLRAYVSVALEQIAQWQDEQGHSGLWYVMQVVSQLLDPRTSEFTAAFVGRLVSTLIARAGTQLADQLDQILRAILSKMQQAETLSVMQSLIMVFAHLVHSQLEPLLEFLCSLPGPTGKPALEFVMAEWMSRQHLFYGQYEGKVSAVALCKLLQHGLNTNDKRLQDIVVKGDELFNPDEGICTRSKSAKNPQRWTNIPLLVKIFKLIVNELSSVVEANANRANPADWSQDSGGMWDDLDADEDDDDEEDEGLAGQLLSDLISSNKYDDDYYEDDDEEDPDALKDPIYQIDLQAYLTDFLTQFAQQPCYSMFSSHLNEVEGRVLQSIGI; this comes from the exons ATGGCGGGTATGAACGCGTCGGGTCCCGGCCCGGTTTCGACTCTCGACCAGGTGGATAAAGGACTGAAGGAGACTCTTATAGACGCGCTGAACGCCATTCTGTTGCCGGTGCAAGAAGTGCGTGCCGCGGCGGAGGAGCGCATTAAAGTATTGGAAGTGACGGAGG AGTTTGGAGTTCACCTCGCAGAGCTCACTGTCGACCCACATGGAGCACTTGCTATACGCCAA TTGGCCTCTGTGATTCTGAAACAGTATGTTGAGACACACTGGTGCGCCCAGTCAGAGAAATACAGGCCCCCAGAGACGACTGAATGG GCCAAAGCTGCAATCCGTGAGCTCCTGCCAAGTGGCTTGCGGGAGGCCATCAGTAAGGTGCGCTCCAGCGTGGCTTACGCCGTGTCAGCTATTGCACACTGGGACTGGCCTGAAGCTTGGCCTGGGCTCTTCAAGCTCCTCATGGACATGCTGGCCAGTGGGGATGTTAACGCTGTACACGGGGCCATGAGGGTCCTCACAG AATTTACCCGAGAGGTGACGGATGTACAGATGACAGATGTTGCACCTGTTATTTTGCCTCAAATGTACAAGATTTTTACCATGGCAGAG GTTTACAGTATTCGCACTCGATCCAGAGCAGTTGAGATCTTTACCACGTGTGCCAATCTCATCTGTGCAATTGATGAAGTAGCAAAG GGTGCTGCCAATACTCTAATCTTCCCGGTGGTGCAGCAGTTCACCGAGGCCTTCATACAGGCGCTGCAGATTCCAGATGGACCCACTTCAGACAGTGGCCTGAAGATGGAAGTACTAAAG GCAGTGACAGCCCTTGTGAAGAACTTCCCCAAACCCATGGTGTCCTCCATGCAACAGATTCTACCTATTGTATGGAACACCTTGACAGAAAGCGCCTCTtt TTATGTGAGAACTGAGGTCAACTACACGGAAGAAGTAGATGATCCGGTTGACTCTGATG GTGAGGTTCTTGGCTTTGAGAACCTCGTCTTCAGCATCTTTGAGTTCGTCCACACACTGCTGGAAAACAAGAAGTTCAAGAGCACAGTGAAGAAAGCTCTACCAGAGCTCATATATTACATCATCCTCTACATGCAGATCACGGAGGATCAG ATCAAGGTATGGACAGCCAATCCGCAACAGTTtgttgaggatgaggatgatgatacATTCTCTTATTCGGTCCGGATATCGGCACAGGATCTGTTGCTG GCTGTTGCTGCCGAGTTTCAGAACGAGAGCGCTGCTGCTTTAGCGGCGGCGGCAACTCGACACCTTCAGGAGGCAGAGCAAGCCAAGAACACAGGCAGTGAACACTG GTGGAAGGTGCATGAGGCTTGCATGCTGTCCCTGGGCTCAGTCAAGACCATCATCACTGAGAATGTAAAGAACGGTCGTGTGCAATTCGATATGCATGGATTCCTTGCCAGTGTCATCCTTGCAGACCTCAATTTACCAG CCTCTCCATTCCTCTTGGGTCGGGCCTTATGGGCAGCCAGTCGCTTTACTGCAGCGATGTCCCCAGAACTCATACAGCAGTTCCTTCAGGCGACTGTGAGTGGTCTGCATGAGAGCCAGCCACCCTCGGTCCGCATCTCTGCTGTGAGAGCCATCTGGGG GTACTGTGATCAACTCAAGCTGTCCGAGAGCACTCACGTCCTGCAGCCCTTCCTTCCCAGTGTCTTGGAAGGGCTGGTGCAGCTCGCAGCTCAGTTCAGCTCTGAAGTTCTTACTTTAGTCATGGAGACCCTCTGTATTGTTTGCACCGTTGATCCAGCTTTCACCACGAGTGCTGAGAACAAGATCTGCCCACTCACTATTGCCGTCTTCCTTAAGTATAGTAATG ATCCTGTTGTAGCTTCTTTAGCGCAGGACGTCTTCAAGGAGCTTGCCCAGATTGAAGCCTGCCAAGGACCCATGCAAATGCGCCTCATTCCTACTCTTGTTAGCATTATGCAGGCACCGCCTGATAAAATCCCATCTGGCCTTTGTGCT ACATCCATAGATATCCTAACTACGGTTGTTCGTAACACTAAACCCCCATTGTCTGACATGCTTGTGTGCCAAGCATTTCCTGCAGTGGCCCAATGCACCCTCCGCACAGATGACAACACCACGATGCAG aatggtGGCGAATGCTTGAGGGCCTATGTGTCTGTGGCGCTGGAGCAGATTGCCCAGTGGCAAGATGAGCAAGGCCACAGTGGCCTGTGGTATGTCATGCAGGTTGTCAGTCAGCTCCTTGACCCCCGTACGTCTGAGTTCACCGCTGCTTTTGTTGGGCGCCTGGTGTCCACTCTCATTGCACGGGCTGGCACTCAGTTGGCTGACCAGCTGGACCAAATACTGCGTGCTATTCTCAGTAAGATGCAGCAGGCAGAGACCCTCAGTGTGATGCAG TCCCTGATCATGGTTTTCGCCCACCTGGTCCATTCCCAGTTGGAGCCTCTGCTAGAATTCCTATGCAGTCTTCCAGGCCCCACAGGGAAACCTGCCCTAGAGTTTGTCATGGCTGAGTGGATGAGTCGCCAACATCTGTTTTATGGCCAGTATGAAGGCAAAGTCAG TGCTGTTGCCTTGTGTAAACTTCTCCAGCATGGTCTGAATACAAATGACAAACGCCTCCAAGATATAGTCGTCAAAGGAGATGAACTATTTAATCCAGACGAGGGAATCTGCACACGTTCCAAATCAGCCAAGA ACCCACAGCGGTGGACCAACATTCCTTTGCTGGTAAAGATCTTTAAACTCATCGTCAATGAACTGTCTTCCGTGGTGGAGGCTAATGCAAATAGAGCAAATCCTGCAGATTGGAGCCAAG ACTCTGGTGGAATGTGGGATGATCTGGATGCGGATGAAGATGACGATGACGAGGAAGATGAAGGATTAGCAGGACAGCTATTGTCTGATCTCATTTCCTCGAACAAATATG ACGATGATTattatgaggatgatgatgaggaggatccAGACGCCCTGAAGGACCCCATTTATCAAATTGATCTTCAG GCATACCTGACAGATTTCCTTACCCAGTTTGCTCAGCAGCCTTGCTATAGCATGTTTTCAAGCCACTTGAATGAAGTAGAGGGAAGAGTCCTGCAGTCCATCGGTATATGA